ATGGATATGCTGGACCTTGTCTGAGGTGCGCTCCAGAACGCCTTTGACGAGCACCAGGGCGGATCGCAGAACCAGTGCACGGAATGCCTGCGCCACCTCCGGGGACACGATGACATTCGCGGTACCGGTCTCGTCTTCCAACAGCAGGAACATAAGACCCTTGGCGGACCCCGGCCTTTGCCGGCTCGTCACGAGACCGGCAATGGTTGCGATGGTGCCGGATCTTACACCCCCCAGGGTCGCGATCGGCAGGACATGGGATGCGAGGCGCTTGCGCATAAGCCCCACCGGGTGGCCACGCAAGGAAAAGCCCAGCGCTTGATAATCGGCGGCCACATCGTCGGCGTGGGTGCCCGGACGCCGCCACACCCGCACCTCCTCGGGGTCCGCAAATAGCGGCAGGGGCGCCTGGATCGCGAGACTTTCCCACAAGGCCTGCGGCCGTGATCCGCACACATCATCCAAGGTCCCACCCTGCGCCAACCGCCAGCCGTCGGCCCGCGACAGGGACACGCCTTGCGCCATGGAGCGCCATGAGGAACGCCCCCGCAAGGGTAATTGCGCAAGCCGCGCGGCCCCCTTGCGGGTAAGCCCTCGCACGAGGTCGAGACCAAGACGCACGGCCCGTCCGCTTGGGCGCATCTCCAAAACCGTGGCCACCTGGCTTGAGCGGGCATCCGGCGCCAATACCCGCACCCCGTGACGCCGGGCGTCGGCTATGAGTTGCGATGGCGCATAGAAACCGAGCGGCTGGCTGTTCAATAAGGCACATAAATAGACATCGGGGACATGGCATTTGAGCCAGGCACTGGCGTAGGCCAGAAGCGCGAAGCTCGCGGCATGGGATTCCGGGAAACCATAGGCCCCGAAACCGTGGATCTGGCGATAGATGTCCTGGGCGTAGTCCTCGCCATAGCCGCGCGCACCCATCCCTTTCAGGAACCGCCCCTTGAAGGCCTGAAGGTCTCCGTCCCTCCTCCAGGCCCCCATGGCGCGCCTTAGCTCGTCGGCCTCGCCTGGCGAAAAACCCGCAGCCACGACCGCGAGCTTGATCACCTGTTCCTGAAAGAGCGGTATCCCGAGCGTCCGGCCGAGGACCGCCTCGATCTCACGGCTGGGGTAGGACACCGCCTCGCGTCCCTGGCGCCGGCGCAGATAGGGGTGGACCATATTCCCCTGGATCGGCCCGGGGCGCACGATCGCGATCTGAACGACGAGATCGTAGAAGGCGCGCGGCCTAAGACGCGGCAGGAGCGCCATCTGCGCGCGTGATTCGATCTGAAAAACGCCCACCGTGTCGGCAGCCGACACCATCTCGTAGACGGCGGGGTCTTCGGCCGGTATCTCGCCTAACGCGCCAGGGCCGAGCCCATGCTCGCGCATGAGCGCAAAGGCCTTTTGCAGCGCCGTCAACATGCCAAGCCCCAGGCAATCGACCTTCATGATGCGCAGCGCATCCAGATCGTCCTTGCCCCACTGCAGCACCGTCCGGCCGGGCATCGCCGCCTTCTCTATCGGGATGAGCCGCGTCAGGGCCTCCTGCGACAACACCATGCCCCCGGTATGCTGCGAGAGATGGCGGGGGCGGCCGGCCAGCTCGCGCACCAGGGCAATGAGCGGGCGAAAGGGCGACCTGCGCACGTCATAACCATGCTCGACCAACCGCCCCTCCAAGACATCGACCCCCTCCCACCAACCGAGCAATCCCGCCAGGCGATCCACGAGCGCGGTCTCGCAACCCAGGGCCTTGGCGACGTCGCGCAGCGCGCTGCGTGTCCGATACGTGATGACGCTCGCCGTCATGGCGGCGCGCTCGCGACCATAACGCTCATACAAGTACTGAATGACCTCCTCGCGTCGCTCGTGCTCGAAATCGATGTCGATATCCGGGGGCTCATGGCGTTCGCGCGAAATGAACCGCTCGAACAAGACCTCGAGACGCGCGGGGTCCACCGCCGTGATACCCAAGGCATAGCAGACCACGGAATTGGCCGCGGACCCCCGCCCCTGACAGAGGATGCCGCGACCTTTGGCAAACCGCACGAGATCGTGGACGGTCAAAAAGTAATCCGCATAGGCCAGTTCCCCTATGAGAGAGAGTTCGTGGCGCACCAAAGACCGCACGGAATCCGGCACACCCCGCGGATAGCGCGCCGCAAGGCCCGCGCGCGTCAACCGGATCAATTGTCCCAGGGAATGGCGTGGACTGCGGCCCTGGCGCGGATAACGATACCGGAGGTCCTCCAGGGAAAAACGGCAGGCCTCGGCCACGACCTGCGTCTCCTTAAGCCACGCCTCCGGATAGAGGGCACATAATGTCGGGATATCCCGCAGATGCCGTTCGCCGTTCGAAAACAGGGCCCACCCGGCCTCCGCCACGGTCGTCTTCAGACGAATGGCGGTCATGGTGTCTTGCAGGGCGCGGCGCCCACGCTTATGCATGTGTACGTCGCCACAGGCCACGACCGGCCTTTCCAGGCGCGCGGACAGGATCTGCAGCCGCTCCTTGTGGCGATCGTCGGTCCCCGCCTTATGCAATTCCCCGGCAATCCAGAACCGCGCGCCCAAGGCCCGTGCAAGCGCCCCCGCAAGCGGATCACAGTCCCCCCCGGCATCCGGGCACCAGAGCACGAGACAATCCGCGAGCGCGCCGAGATCGGCGATGCCCAGATCGTAATCACCCTTGTCCACCCGCCGGCCGCGCGTGATGAGCTCGGAAAGCTCCGCATATCCGGACGCGCTACTCACCAGGACCACGCACTTCAACCCCTCCCGGACCGTGATCTCGGACCCCACGATCAGAGGCAACCCCCGATCCTTGGCGGCCCTATGGGCGTGCACGATGCCCGACAGGGAGCACTCATCCGTTATGGCAAGCCCCCGATAGGACAAGGCGCAGGCCCGTTCCACGAGTTCCTTCGGGGCGGAAGCGCCGCGCAGAAAGCTGAAATGGCTCAGGCAATGCAGCTCGCTGTAGGCGATCATGCGAAATAACCGTGCAGAAACCACTCGCCGCGCGCGCAGCGAAATACCCAGAGGGACTCACGTCTGGCATTGGTGGCCACGAAGTAGTCGCGTACCACGGGCTCGTCCCACCACCCCGTTTCCACCCGTTCGGGTCCGCGCGCAAACTTCAAGGGACCGCGAAACATCGGCGTCCCCCGAACGACGTCCAGCCGCTCAGGGGGGTCTATGAGCCATACCGGACGATCGGCCGGGGCACGGATCCGCCCTTGCGGGGCGCGTGACGGCCAGGGGGTCTCCCGGCTTGCACGCTCCGGGCGGTGATCCGGATGGAGAGACAGCGCGCGCACCGCATCACGGCCAAGCCGCGCCTGCAGCCTGTCCAAGAACCCCCGAAAGTCCTGCTCGCGCCATTGCCCATCACGCCACAAGGGCAGACTGCCTTCGGTCAAGTCCTCCAGAGGGGCTGATACCGTCACCGCGGTTATGGCCGACCCGGGCCGGAAATCCCGCAGCCGTTCCCGCACAAGGCGCATCAGGACCTGGCCATCCCGCTCCGGGCGCGTCAGCGTAAACACCTCCGACCGCAGACTCCCGTCCTCACAATTCATCTCGACCGTA
The DNA window shown above is from Acidiferrobacter sp. SPIII_3 and carries:
- a CDS encoding error-prone DNA polymerase; amino-acid sequence: MIAYSELHCLSHFSFLRGASAPKELVERACALSYRGLAITDECSLSGIVHAHRAAKDRGLPLIVGSEITVREGLKCVVLVSSASGYAELSELITRGRRVDKGDYDLGIADLGALADCLVLWCPDAGGDCDPLAGALARALGARFWIAGELHKAGTDDRHKERLQILSARLERPVVACGDVHMHKRGRRALQDTMTAIRLKTTVAEAGWALFSNGERHLRDIPTLCALYPEAWLKETQVVAEACRFSLEDLRYRYPRQGRSPRHSLGQLIRLTRAGLAARYPRGVPDSVRSLVRHELSLIGELAYADYFLTVHDLVRFAKGRGILCQGRGSAANSVVCYALGITAVDPARLEVLFERFISRERHEPPDIDIDFEHERREEVIQYLYERYGRERAAMTASVITYRTRSALRDVAKALGCETALVDRLAGLLGWWEGVDVLEGRLVEHGYDVRRSPFRPLIALVRELAGRPRHLSQHTGGMVLSQEALTRLIPIEKAAMPGRTVLQWGKDDLDALRIMKVDCLGLGMLTALQKAFALMREHGLGPGALGEIPAEDPAVYEMVSAADTVGVFQIESRAQMALLPRLRPRAFYDLVVQIAIVRPGPIQGNMVHPYLRRRQGREAVSYPSREIEAVLGRTLGIPLFQEQVIKLAVVAAGFSPGEADELRRAMGAWRRDGDLQAFKGRFLKGMGARGYGEDYAQDIYRQIHGFGAYGFPESHAASFALLAYASAWLKCHVPDVYLCALLNSQPLGFYAPSQLIADARRHGVRVLAPDARSSQVATVLEMRPSGRAVRLGLDLVRGLTRKGAARLAQLPLRGRSSWRSMAQGVSLSRADGWRLAQGGTLDDVCGSRPQALWESLAIQAPLPLFADPEEVRVWRRPGTHADDVAADYQALGFSLRGHPVGLMRKRLASHVLPIATLGGVRSGTIATIAGLVTSRQRPGSAKGLMFLLLEDETGTANVIVSPEVAQAFRALVLRSALVLVKGVLERTSDKVQHIHARAFTRIPT